In one window of Tenacibaculum mesophilum DNA:
- a CDS encoding THUMP domain-containing class I SAM-dependent RNA methyltransferase, whose amino-acid sequence MEKDFKMTAITMAGLEGVLADELRQLGAMEVKEGVRSVTFRGDKGFMYKANIALRTAIRILKPIKRSKIFDEEDLYEAIQRVKWERFLDVDGTFAIGSVVNSKNFTSNSHYISLKSKDAIADYFMHKYKKRPNVDLKYPDVKVHVHIHKEWLTISLDSSGESLHKRGYRSATNIAPINEVLAAGLILLSGYKGEENFIDPMCGSGTILIEAAMIANQIPANINRKHFAFENWKDYDEDLYFVIQDSLLKKIRSSHFKIMGFDKAPSAVRKAQQNIINANLDEFIGVHHVNFFNSKKEVFGKTTILFNPPYGERLNIDVEEFYRKIGDTLKNNYPNSTAWLITSDIQALKFVGLRTSKRIPLKNADLDCRFVKYELYEGSKKAKKNSSFNDEEE is encoded by the coding sequence ATGGAAAAAGATTTTAAAATGACCGCCATAACCATGGCAGGTTTAGAAGGTGTTTTGGCAGATGAGTTACGTCAACTAGGAGCAATGGAAGTGAAAGAAGGAGTAAGGAGTGTTACTTTTAGAGGTGATAAAGGTTTTATGTACAAAGCAAATATAGCTTTACGTACTGCTATTCGTATTTTAAAACCAATTAAACGCAGTAAAATTTTTGATGAAGAAGATTTATACGAAGCAATTCAACGTGTAAAATGGGAACGTTTTTTGGATGTTGATGGAACGTTTGCGATAGGTTCGGTAGTAAATTCAAAAAACTTTACTTCAAATTCACATTATATTAGCTTAAAATCAAAGGATGCCATTGCTGATTATTTTATGCATAAGTATAAAAAGCGTCCGAATGTAGATTTAAAATATCCAGATGTAAAAGTTCATGTACATATTCACAAAGAATGGCTAACTATTTCGTTAGACTCATCAGGTGAATCGTTACACAAACGTGGATACCGAAGTGCTACGAATATTGCTCCGATTAATGAGGTATTGGCAGCAGGATTAATTTTACTTTCAGGATATAAAGGGGAAGAAAATTTTATTGACCCGATGTGTGGTTCAGGAACTATTTTGATTGAAGCTGCAATGATTGCGAATCAAATTCCTGCAAATATCAACCGTAAGCACTTTGCTTTTGAAAACTGGAAGGATTATGATGAAGATTTATACTTTGTTATTCAAGATTCGTTATTAAAGAAAATACGAAGTTCTCATTTCAAAATTATGGGGTTTGATAAGGCTCCATCGGCAGTTAGAAAAGCGCAGCAAAATATTATCAATGCTAATTTGGATGAGTTTATAGGAGTACATCACGTAAACTTTTTCAATTCTAAAAAAGAAGTATTTGGTAAAACTACAATTTTGTTCAATCCGCCTTATGGAGAGCGTTTAAATATTGATGTAGAAGAATTTTACAGAAAAATAGGAGACACCTTAAAGAATAACTATCCAAATTCAACTGCGTGGTTAATTACGTCGGATATTCAAGCGTTAAAGTTTGTAGGGTTACGAACGTCGAAAAGAATACCGCTTAAAAATGCAGATTTAGATTGCCGTTTTGTAAAGTACGAACTGTATGAAGGTAGTAAAAAAGCAAAGAAGAATTCTTCATTTAACGATGAAGAAGAATAA
- a CDS encoding class I SAM-dependent methyltransferase: MNTTDWFTSWFNTPYYHILYKHRNDADAQFFMRNITSFLQLPKLSRIADLPCGKGRHAVYLNSLGYDVVGGDLSKNSIKHAKQFENDTLHFEVWDMREPIESKYDAIFNLFTSFGYFEDDNEDIAVLKSIKNGLKENGVFVLDFLNVEKVKNTLIKEEIKTIDGIEFNIKKEIKDGFILKHISFTAEGKSHSYTERVKFLTLEKLQSYFNSVNLQITHVFGDYSLNEFNSQSSDRLIIVAK, encoded by the coding sequence ATGAATACAACAGATTGGTTTACTTCGTGGTTTAACACACCATACTATCATATTTTATACAAGCATAGAAACGATGCCGATGCACAGTTTTTTATGCGTAATATCACTTCTTTCTTACAACTGCCTAAGTTAAGTCGTATTGCTGATTTACCCTGTGGAAAAGGACGTCATGCAGTATACTTAAACTCGTTAGGATATGACGTTGTGGGTGGTGATTTAAGTAAAAATAGTATTAAACATGCCAAACAGTTTGAGAATGACACGCTTCATTTTGAAGTTTGGGATATGCGAGAGCCTATTGAAAGTAAATATGATGCTATATTTAATCTCTTTACTAGTTTTGGTTATTTTGAAGATGATAACGAAGACATTGCTGTTTTAAAAAGTATTAAAAACGGATTAAAAGAAAACGGTGTATTTGTCTTGGACTTTTTAAATGTTGAAAAAGTAAAAAATACACTTATAAAAGAAGAAATAAAAACTATTGATGGTATTGAGTTTAATATTAAAAAAGAAATTAAAGACGGATTTATATTAAAACATATTTCTTTTACAGCTGAAGGAAAATCACACTCGTATACAGAGCGTGTAAAATTTTTAACTTTAGAAAAACTACAATCATATTTTAATAGTGTCAATTTACAAATAACACATGTTTTTGGCGATTACAGTCTTAATGAGTTTAATTCACAATCTTCTGATCGCTTAATTATTGTTGCTAAATGA
- a CDS encoding ZIP family metal transporter gives MSYFLLIVSVLVGVLFVFTLKPSKTFVRLLLAFSGAYLLSVTILHLLPEVYLYTNNTRLVGILILVGIIIQSVLESFSKGAEHGHIHLHSDSSKFPWLLFISLCVHAFSEGLPIHHADDNLLWAIVVHKIPIAIVLTTFLLHAKYSKKTVFLFLTLFALMSPLGILVSNNVLLVKQYHTEITALIVGVFLHISTIILFESTENHKFNYQKFAAIILGILLTIFSMHQPH, from the coding sequence ATGAGTTACTTTTTACTAATTGTCTCTGTTTTAGTAGGTGTTTTATTCGTTTTTACACTAAAACCTAGTAAAACCTTCGTTCGCTTATTATTAGCATTTAGTGGCGCTTATTTACTTTCAGTAACTATCTTACATTTATTGCCAGAAGTATATCTCTACACTAATAACACAAGATTAGTTGGTATTTTAATTTTAGTGGGAATCATCATTCAATCGGTATTAGAGTCTTTTTCTAAAGGTGCTGAACACGGACATATACATTTACATTCTGACTCGTCTAAGTTTCCTTGGTTATTATTTATTAGTTTGTGTGTACACGCTTTTTCAGAAGGATTACCTATTCATCATGCAGATGACAACTTATTATGGGCTATTGTTGTACACAAAATTCCTATTGCAATAGTTTTAACTACCTTCTTATTACATGCTAAGTATTCTAAAAAAACAGTCTTTTTATTTTTAACCTTATTTGCATTAATGAGTCCCTTAGGTATTTTAGTATCTAACAACGTTCTTTTAGTAAAACAATACCATACAGAAATTACAGCTTTAATAGTTGGAGTGTTTTTACATATTTCAACCATCATTCTTTTTGAAAGCACGGAAAACCATAAATTCAACTACCAAAAGTTTGCTGCTATTATTTTAGGAATATTGTTAACTATCTTCTCTATGCACCAACCCCATTGA
- a CDS encoding cupin domain-containing protein has product MSKKYKIQKSPFVVPTTDGKLIEEHFGNATDGNSKVSIAYMIAPPGWSEPFQTPEFEEYTYIIKGKKQFNIDGEIVVLEAGQSIKIEKKTRVQYSNPFTEPCEYLAVCLPAFSMGLVHREDS; this is encoded by the coding sequence ATGAGTAAAAAATATAAGATTCAAAAAAGCCCGTTTGTAGTACCAACGACTGATGGAAAATTAATTGAAGAGCATTTTGGAAATGCTACTGATGGAAATTCAAAAGTAAGTATAGCATACATGATAGCACCTCCAGGCTGGAGTGAGCCTTTTCAAACACCAGAATTTGAAGAATATACTTATATAATCAAAGGAAAAAAGCAATTTAATATTGATGGTGAAATTGTGGTGTTAGAAGCAGGACAATCGATTAAAATTGAAAAAAAGACACGTGTTCAATATTCTAACCCATTTACAGAACCCTGTGAGTATTTAGCAGTTTGTTTACCTGCTTTCTCAATGGGGTTGGTGCATAGAGAAGATAGTTAA
- a CDS encoding ArsR/SmtB family transcription factor, with translation MNSCACRDLVNKVGLVQPSASQHLKELKQLGLIKEIIEGNEHFLPYS, from the coding sequence ATTAATTCTTGTGCCTGTCGAGATTTAGTTAACAAGGTTGGGTTGGTTCAACCTTCAGCCTCACAACATTTAAAAGAACTAAAACAATTAGGTTTAATTAAAGAAATTATAGAAGGGAATGAGCATTTCTTACCATATTCATAA
- a CDS encoding beta-N-acetylhexosaminidase, with translation MNLRGVVFFIFILSNYLAFANDTIIKYLLFTPQKISIKKNTIAVEQAQIMFLDNFLKTSNNEAFTGKHIIQTNRGNFKVCFEIDNSLPNIDAYELELKASEINLSAKNISALRYGKQTLNQLISYAKDKHNSLPTLKISDWADFEKRGYMLDISRNKVPKMESLYQLIDQLAIWRINELQLYTEHTFAYRNHPIVWKNASPLTASQIQQLDFYCLKKGIDLVPNQNSFGHMENWLKHDEYLSLSECETNCKTKWGNKKRTALAPTNPESFKLIQELYAELLPNFSSNYANIGGDETLELGLGKSKSLCDSIGKGKVYLNFLKKLNTEIIKNGKKTQFWGDIVLNHPKLIKDIPKNMTALVWGYDATYPFDKNLAKFHKANLNFYVCPGTSSWRSEIGRNANAFINLKKAAVAGKKYKAKGYLITDWGDFGHFQPKSVSYPSLILGANYAWNYSDKTEKNLAFLLNKFVFKDATGYAAKAVLTLGNSYLKAKIPEGNANAFHLMIRRFRWTIKGHYQTKHITKSGLLASKVEIKKGLALLHKAQPTALDSLIVIKELEQASKLALFGIDLGLARLTAKNTATKNIPQKKRKELASELTTLIENHKTIWLLRNRKGGLQDSTEKLEDLLNYLKG, from the coding sequence ATGAATTTAAGAGGAGTTGTTTTTTTTATTTTTATACTCTCAAACTATTTGGCTTTTGCTAATGATACAATTATAAAATACCTACTTTTTACACCTCAAAAAATATCTATTAAGAAAAATACTATTGCTGTAGAACAAGCACAAATAATGTTTTTAGATAATTTTTTAAAAACAAGTAATAATGAAGCCTTTACAGGTAAACATATTATACAAACTAACAGAGGAAATTTTAAAGTTTGTTTTGAAATAGATAATAGTCTTCCAAATATAGATGCATATGAGCTAGAACTTAAAGCTTCAGAAATTAATTTATCTGCTAAAAATATAAGTGCTTTACGTTATGGTAAACAAACTTTAAACCAATTAATATCTTACGCTAAAGATAAGCACAACTCATTGCCTACCCTTAAAATTAGTGATTGGGCTGATTTTGAAAAGAGAGGTTACATGTTAGATATAAGTCGGAACAAAGTACCTAAAATGGAAAGTTTATATCAGTTAATAGATCAATTAGCAATATGGCGAATTAACGAGTTACAACTTTATACAGAACATACTTTTGCTTATCGTAATCATCCCATTGTATGGAAAAATGCGAGTCCGCTTACAGCCAGCCAAATTCAACAACTCGATTTTTATTGTTTAAAAAAAGGAATAGATTTAGTACCTAACCAAAATTCTTTTGGACATATGGAAAATTGGTTAAAACATGATGAATACTTAAGTTTAAGTGAGTGTGAAACCAATTGTAAAACAAAATGGGGTAATAAAAAAAGGACTGCCCTCGCCCCTACAAACCCTGAATCATTTAAATTAATACAAGAGTTATATGCAGAGCTTTTACCCAACTTTTCTAGCAATTATGCTAATATAGGAGGTGATGAAACTTTAGAGTTAGGTTTAGGTAAATCAAAATCATTATGCGACTCTATTGGTAAAGGAAAAGTATATTTAAATTTTTTAAAAAAGTTAAACACTGAGATTATAAAAAATGGAAAAAAAACTCAGTTTTGGGGTGATATTGTACTAAATCATCCTAAATTAATAAAGGATATTCCTAAAAATATGACTGCTTTAGTTTGGGGTTACGATGCTACTTATCCTTTCGATAAAAATTTAGCTAAATTCCATAAAGCTAACTTAAATTTTTACGTGTGCCCTGGTACGTCTAGTTGGCGTTCTGAAATTGGTAGAAACGCCAATGCCTTTATAAATCTTAAAAAAGCTGCAGTAGCAGGAAAAAAATATAAAGCCAAAGGTTATCTCATAACAGATTGGGGAGATTTTGGGCATTTTCAACCAAAATCTGTCAGTTATCCCTCCTTAATTTTAGGAGCTAATTATGCATGGAATTACTCTGATAAAACAGAAAAAAATTTAGCCTTTCTTTTAAACAAGTTTGTATTTAAAGATGCTACAGGTTATGCTGCCAAAGCTGTCTTAACTTTAGGAAATTCTTACTTAAAAGCTAAAATACCTGAAGGAAATGCTAACGCTTTTCATTTAATGATTAGACGATTTAGATGGACTATAAAAGGACATTACCAAACCAAACATATTACCAAAAGTGGTTTATTAGCTTCTAAAGTTGAAATTAAAAAAGGACTCGCATTATTACATAAAGCACAACCAACAGCTTTAGATTCTTTAATCGTTATTAAAGAACTAGAACAAGCTTCTAAACTGGCTCTTTTTGGAATTGATTTAGGTTTAGCAAGATTAACAGCTAAAAATACGGCTACAAAAAATATTCCACAGAAAAAAAGAAAGGAATTAGCTTCTGAACTTACAACTTTAATAGAAAACCATAAAACAATTTGGTTACTTAGAAACCGAAAAGGAGGGCTACAAGATTCTACCGAAAAACTAGAAGACTTACTAAATTATTTAAAAGGATGA
- a CDS encoding sugar O-acetyltransferase, producing the protein MTEKQKMLNGDYYNSRDPELIKVYHKARKLLKEYNFLNSELTLERDRILSELFASKGNGVWIETPFFCDYGENISIGENTFINTNCMFLDNNKITIGKNCLIAPYVQIYTATHPIKASDRIINSNNTTHYLTSTKPVTIGDNVWIGGNSIIFPGVSIGNNVTIGAGSTVTKNIPSDVLAFGNPCEIRKKLDS; encoded by the coding sequence ATGACAGAAAAACAAAAAATGCTAAATGGTGACTACTATAATTCAAGAGATCCTGAATTAATTAAAGTTTACCACAAAGCCAGAAAGTTATTAAAAGAATATAATTTCTTAAATTCAGAGTTAACACTAGAACGAGATAGAATTTTATCTGAACTCTTTGCTTCAAAAGGTAATGGAGTTTGGATAGAAACGCCTTTTTTTTGTGATTATGGTGAAAATATTTCTATAGGAGAAAATACTTTTATAAACACTAACTGTATGTTTTTAGACAATAATAAAATTACCATTGGTAAAAATTGTTTAATAGCTCCTTATGTACAAATTTATACCGCTACACACCCCATAAAAGCTTCTGATCGTATTATTAACTCCAATAACACAACTCATTATCTAACTTCAACCAAACCAGTAACTATTGGAGATAATGTTTGGATTGGTGGTAATTCTATAATTTTTCCTGGAGTATCTATTGGAAATAATGTAACTATTGGTGCTGGTAGTACTGTTACTAAAAACATCCCCAGTGATGTGCTGGCTTTCGGCAACCCATGTGAAATAAGAAAAAAGTTAGATAGTTAA
- a CDS encoding leucine-rich repeat domain-containing protein — protein MKEQVTILKNEEYSFREFNGGIAILDYIGQSTSVVMPDYINNKPVTYILREAFDDKGLKAVILPKFLEYIDEDAFYKNEIKELVIPSKVTEIRGGAFGRNKIEKLIIKGSLTTIHMFCFVGNALTSIDLPKSVTKLCNDCFAENNFEELTIPEHITTLGSDSFKDSKKLKKVTLPQKLEDSITGAFRGSDIENIDFVIY, from the coding sequence ATGAAAGAGCAGGTTACGATTTTAAAAAATGAAGAGTATTCTTTTAGAGAGTTCAACGGAGGTATTGCAATTTTAGATTATATAGGACAATCAACAAGTGTTGTGATGCCCGACTATATAAACAATAAACCTGTAACGTATATATTAAGGGAGGCTTTTGATGATAAAGGGCTCAAAGCAGTAATCTTACCAAAATTTTTAGAATATATAGACGAGGATGCCTTTTATAAAAATGAAATTAAAGAGTTAGTTATACCGTCAAAAGTTACAGAAATAAGAGGTGGAGCTTTTGGAAGAAATAAAATTGAAAAACTCATTATAAAAGGATCATTAACAACAATTCATATGTTTTGCTTTGTAGGAAATGCACTTACGAGTATAGATTTACCAAAATCGGTCACTAAATTATGTAATGATTGTTTTGCTGAAAATAATTTTGAAGAACTTACAATTCCAGAGCACATAACAACCTTAGGGAGCGACTCCTTTAAGGATAGCAAAAAGTTAAAAAAGGTAACTTTACCTCAAAAATTAGAAGATAGTATTACTGGAGCTTTTAGAGGATCAGATATTGAAAATATTGATTTCGTAATATATTAA
- a CDS encoding MarR family winged helix-turn-helix transcriptional regulator encodes MSEQLKLKNQVCFPVYTLAKEIISLYRPLLKEVDLTYPQYLVMMVLWEEGNQSVSEIGTKLNLDSGTLTPLLKRLEQKHLIERKRETTDERVVKINLTDKGKSIHKKATCIPDQMMTSLNVSTEKLIELKNTIEYILNQINK; translated from the coding sequence ATGTCAGAACAATTAAAATTAAAAAATCAAGTATGTTTTCCTGTATATACACTTGCCAAGGAAATTATTAGTTTATACAGACCTTTATTAAAAGAGGTAGATTTAACCTATCCTCAATATTTAGTAATGATGGTTTTATGGGAAGAAGGCAATCAAAGTGTATCTGAAATTGGCACTAAACTAAACTTAGACAGTGGCACTCTTACTCCTTTATTAAAAAGACTAGAGCAAAAACACCTTATAGAAAGGAAAAGAGAAACCACCGATGAACGTGTTGTAAAAATTAACCTTACAGATAAAGGTAAAAGCATACACAAAAAAGCAACTTGTATTCCTGATCAAATGATGACTTCATTAAATGTTTCTACAGAAAAATTAATAGAGCTTAAAAACACAATAGAATATATTTTAAATCAAATTAATAAATAA